Proteins from one Deinococcus sp. AB2017081 genomic window:
- the csaB gene encoding polysaccharide pyruvyl transferase CsaB, with translation MRVAVSGYYGFGNTGDEAIALAITRELKKLGHMPVLLSNTPEESAALYGCESVARMAPGPLLWALLRSRVVLSGGGGLLQDKTSARTLTYYLSVIQVARLLGKRVVVFNQSVGPLSAGGGRRVAGALRGLRVIVRDHTSLDTLNALHVPGEIGGDPALLLEPSPGLTPDPHRVIIAPRGDVTDATERLKAVTLELQQRGRRVTALSFMPDHDDDAAHALGADEVISTRDPQVALDTIANSGYVIGVRLHAIILAAAAGTPFSAVAYDPKVQGFADDAGAPVHPTTLDSHTVTDEAMRRTSPNWSAIEDMKLRASESFARALR, from the coding sequence ATGAGGGTCGCCGTGAGCGGGTACTACGGCTTCGGCAACACCGGGGACGAGGCGATCGCGCTGGCGATCACGCGGGAACTGAAGAAGCTCGGGCACATGCCCGTGCTGCTGTCCAACACGCCCGAGGAGAGTGCGGCCCTGTACGGCTGCGAGAGCGTGGCGCGCATGGCCCCCGGCCCGCTGCTGTGGGCCCTGCTGCGGTCGCGGGTGGTGCTGTCCGGCGGGGGCGGCCTGCTGCAGGACAAGACCAGTGCCCGTACCCTGACGTACTACCTGAGCGTGATCCAGGTGGCCCGGCTGCTCGGGAAACGCGTGGTCGTCTTCAACCAGAGTGTCGGGCCACTCAGTGCCGGCGGGGGGCGGCGCGTGGCGGGCGCCCTGCGTGGCCTGCGCGTGATCGTGCGCGACCACACCAGTCTGGACACCCTGAACGCCCTGCACGTGCCGGGCGAGATCGGCGGCGATCCGGCCTTGCTGCTGGAGCCGTCGCCAGGGCTGACGCCCGATCCCCACCGCGTGATCATCGCGCCGCGCGGCGACGTGACCGACGCCACCGAGCGCCTGAAGGCCGTGACGCTGGAATTGCAGCAGCGGGGCCGCCGGGTCACGGCCCTGAGCTTCATGCCCGATCACGACGACGACGCGGCCCACGCCCTGGGGGCCGACGAGGTGATCAGCACCCGAGATCCGCAGGTGGCGCTGGATACCATCGCCAACAGCGGCTACGTGATCGGGGTGCGGCTGCACGCGATCATCCTGGCCGCTGCCGCCGGCACGCCCTTCAGCGCGGTGGCGTACGACCCCAAGGTGCAGGGCTTCGCGGACGACGCGGGCGCCCCCGTCCATCCCACCACCCTGGACAGCCACACCGTGACCGACGAGGCCATGCGCCGCACGTCCCCGAACTGGAGCGCCATCGAGGACATGAAGCTCCGGGCCTCCGAGAGCTTCGCCCGGGCCCTGCGCTGA
- a CDS encoding DUF2231 domain-containing protein: MPSLPQHLPFQHREPPAHVIEDAVSNHDTLEAVAETLQTLLKGAEAIIPDGVLDLLHGEPVGHPMHPLLVHVPLGGWVIAAALDHLPAQSPGGNEHAADLALTLGTLGAVGTIATGWTDWSNTRGEARRTGLIHGALNEVAFLLNVGSIVARRKHRRGLGKALSGAALGLAVAGGFLGGELVYRHGLGVGRTLAHRQG, from the coding sequence ATGCCCAGCCTGCCCCAGCATCTCCCGTTCCAGCACCGCGAGCCGCCCGCCCACGTCATCGAGGACGCCGTCAGCAACCACGACACGCTGGAGGCCGTGGCCGAGACCCTCCAGACGCTCCTGAAGGGTGCCGAGGCCATCATCCCGGACGGCGTGCTGGATCTGCTGCACGGCGAGCCGGTCGGGCATCCCATGCACCCGCTGCTGGTGCACGTGCCGCTGGGCGGGTGGGTCATCGCGGCGGCGCTGGACCACCTGCCGGCACAGTCACCCGGTGGCAACGAGCACGCCGCCGACCTGGCCCTGACGCTGGGCACACTGGGAGCCGTGGGCACGATTGCGACGGGCTGGACAGACTGGAGCAACACGCGCGGCGAGGCCCGCCGGACGGGGCTCATCCACGGCGCCCTGAACGAGGTGGCCTTCCTGCTCAACGTCGGCTCGATCGTGGCCCGCCGCAAGCACCGGCGTGGACTGGGCAAGGCGCTGTCTGGCGCGGCGCTGGGTCTCGCCGTGGCCGGGGGATTCCTGGGCGGCGAACTGGTATACCGGCACGGCCTGGGCGTGGGCCGCACGCTGGCGCACCGGCAGGGCTGA
- a CDS encoding DUF4062 domain-containing protein — protein sequence MEKKYTVFVSSTFLDLQEHRNKVIGSILKLGHIPLGMEAFPASDASQWEIIRQTIDRSDYYVLIPQKYYGSIDKEVGISYTEKEYNYAVESKIPVLTFIVRDEVLLSEKHIETTQKRKKMMENLKAKVSAGRLVDFWSTADELAAKVNAALIQEITRNPRPGWVRGGDPALVTPTANQSVAKRPATLTVQHIQFGSFILIHNISDDTLNIEAVYISGQEIPYLEMRWNKVEAPKLSLIAPRQNSMLFFGVSSKVSFNGTSLKNFPDWQEMVIVLSGFSASSSGRLTCDVRIPDDGNIQIRNLMYSN from the coding sequence ATGGAGAAAAAATATACAGTATTTGTAAGCAGCACATTTTTAGACTTACAAGAACATAGAAATAAGGTGATTGGCTCCATCTTAAAGCTTGGACACATACCACTAGGCATGGAGGCATTTCCCGCATCTGATGCATCGCAGTGGGAGATAATTAGGCAAACGATAGACAGAAGCGATTACTATGTACTAATACCGCAAAAGTATTATGGCTCGATTGATAAAGAAGTTGGTATTAGCTACACTGAAAAAGAATATAATTATGCGGTTGAGTCCAAGATTCCTGTACTAACTTTTATCGTAAGAGATGAGGTATTATTGAGCGAAAAGCATATAGAGACAACTCAAAAGCGCAAAAAAATGATGGAGAATCTAAAAGCTAAGGTATCAGCTGGCAGGCTGGTCGATTTTTGGTCAACTGCAGATGAGCTTGCCGCAAAAGTTAATGCAGCCCTGATACAAGAGATTACTCGGAATCCTCGGCCAGGATGGGTGCGTGGCGGTGATCCAGCACTCGTCACGCCTACAGCAAATCAAAGTGTGGCAAAACGGCCAGCAACTTTGACAGTGCAGCACATCCAATTTGGATCCTTTATTCTGATTCATAATATATCTGACGATACATTAAATATCGAGGCGGTATATATTTCCGGACAAGAGATTCCATATCTCGAAATGCGATGGAACAAGGTTGAAGCGCCTAAGCTTTCATTAATAGCGCCTCGGCAGAATTCTATGCTATTTTTTGGGGTTTCTAGCAAAGTTTCATTTAATGGCACTTCATTAAAGAATTTTCCAGACTGGCAGGAAATGGTAATAGTACTCAGTGGATTTAGCGCCTCATCTAGCGGAAGGCTCACTTGCGACGTGCGAATTCCAGACGATGGGAACA
- the udk gene encoding uridine kinase: MTAASGHGPFVIGVAGGSGSGKTTVTRRVIETVGSEGVAVLNQDNYYRDQSDIPLKTRPKTNYDHPAAFDWALLRTHLDALLSGVPIDMPEYDFTNHTRSAQTTTVLPGRVVVLEGFFALYDEDLRDRMHLKVFVDADADVRFIRRLQRDTQERGRTPQSVIAQYLEFVRPMHLSFVEPTKRYADVIIPHGGMNEPALDMLTARIRTTV, translated from the coding sequence GTGACGGCGGCCAGCGGCCACGGGCCGTTCGTGATCGGCGTGGCCGGCGGCTCGGGCAGCGGCAAGACGACCGTCACCCGGCGCGTGATCGAGACGGTGGGGTCAGAGGGCGTGGCCGTCCTGAACCAGGACAACTACTACCGTGACCAGTCGGACATCCCGCTAAAGACGCGCCCAAAGACGAATTACGACCATCCGGCCGCCTTCGACTGGGCGCTGCTGCGTACCCATCTGGACGCGCTGCTCTCGGGCGTGCCCATCGACATGCCCGAGTACGACTTCACGAACCACACCCGCTCGGCGCAGACGACCACCGTGCTGCCGGGCCGGGTGGTGGTGCTGGAGGGCTTCTTCGCGCTGTACGACGAGGATCTGCGAGACCGCATGCACCTGAAGGTCTTCGTAGATGCCGACGCGGACGTGCGCTTCATCCGGCGGCTGCAGCGCGACACGCAGGAACGCGGCCGCACGCCCCAGAGCGTGATCGCGCAGTACCTGGAATTCGTGCGGCCCATGCACCTGAGCTTCGTGGAGCCCACCAAGCGCTACGCCGACGTGATCATCCCGCACGGCGGCATGAACGAGCCGGCCCTGGACATGCTCACGGCCCGCATCCGCACGACCGTGTAG
- a CDS encoding oxidoreductase, whose translation MTTLQHPIGSDFDAHSTTHDVLRGVDLTGRLALVTGGHSGLGLATTRALAAAGAQVMVLARDHAAAQRVVGDLPGAQVETLDLGDLGSVQAFADRFVASGRDIDMLIGSAGVMACPETRVGPGWETQFAVNHLGHYALVNRLWPALAHGRGARVVAVASGGNPHSRIRWDDPHFTQDYDKWQAYAQSKRANALFAVELDRRGQHAGVRAFSVHPGYILTPLQRHLTRAEMIDAGWIDPDGQPVAGLFKTPEQGAATQVWAATSPDLAGRGGVHCEDADIARTGQDGREQGDSAADAARLWTLSAALTGVDAFGETERGKVSEQPLP comes from the coding sequence ATGACCACCCTACAGCACCCCATCGGTTCTGATTTTGACGCTCACAGCACCACGCACGATGTCCTGCGCGGGGTGGATCTCACCGGCAGACTGGCCCTGGTCACCGGTGGCCACTCGGGCCTGGGGCTGGCGACCACCCGCGCCCTGGCCGCAGCGGGTGCCCAGGTCATGGTGCTGGCTCGAGACCACGCCGCCGCGCAACGGGTGGTCGGAGACCTGCCCGGAGCCCAGGTCGAGACGCTGGATCTGGGTGACCTGGGGAGCGTCCAGGCGTTCGCAGACCGCTTCGTGGCGTCGGGCCGCGACATCGACATGCTGATTGGCAGCGCCGGCGTGATGGCCTGCCCGGAAACGCGGGTCGGCCCCGGCTGGGAAACACAGTTCGCCGTCAACCACCTGGGCCACTACGCCCTGGTCAACCGGCTGTGGCCTGCCCTGGCCCACGGCCGGGGGGCACGGGTGGTCGCGGTGGCCTCGGGCGGGAACCCCCACTCGCGGATCCGCTGGGATGACCCGCACTTCACACAGGACTACGACAAATGGCAGGCCTACGCCCAGTCCAAGCGGGCCAACGCCCTGTTCGCGGTGGAACTCGACCGCCGGGGCCAGCACGCCGGGGTGCGGGCGTTCTCGGTGCATCCGGGCTACATCCTCACGCCGCTCCAGCGGCACCTCACCCGGGCAGAGATGATCGATGCCGGCTGGATCGACCCGGACGGGCAGCCGGTGGCGGGCCTCTTCAAGACGCCGGAGCAGGGCGCGGCCACCCAGGTCTGGGCCGCGACCTCCCCGGATCTGGCGGGGCGGGGCGGCGTCCATTGCGAGGACGCTGACATCGCCCGCACCGGCCAGGACGGCAGGGAGCAGGGCGACTCCGCCGCCGACGCGGCCCGGCTGTGGACGCTCTCGGCTGCCCTGACAGGCGTGGATGCGTTTGGGGAGACGGAGCGGGGCAAGGTGTCCGAGCAGCCTCTGCCCTGA
- a CDS encoding MerR family transcriptional regulator, which translates to MTDGAVGLTIGEVARQTGLSVHTLRLYEREGLLTGAVTRDAAGRRIYRDWDVEWLLNCTKFRASGMPLATIRRLAGLVGEGSGNEAERLALLREHQQAVLARMADLQACLELISHKVEVYEAHVAQGTVGGVWSPAPARS; encoded by the coding sequence ATGACAGACGGCGCGGTGGGGCTGACCATCGGTGAGGTGGCCCGGCAGACGGGGCTGAGCGTGCATACCCTGCGGCTGTACGAACGCGAGGGGCTGCTGACCGGAGCCGTGACACGTGACGCTGCCGGTCGCCGCATCTACCGCGACTGGGACGTGGAATGGCTGCTGAACTGCACGAAGTTCCGTGCGTCGGGCATGCCGCTGGCGACGATCCGCCGGCTGGCCGGGCTGGTGGGCGAGGGTAGTGGCAACGAGGCCGAGCGGCTGGCCCTGCTGCGTGAGCATCAGCAGGCGGTGCTCGCCCGGATGGCCGACCTCCAGGCGTGCCTGGAGCTGATCAGCCACAAGGTCGAGGTCTACGAGGCCCATGTCGCGCAGGGCACGGTCGGTGGGGTCTGGAGCCCGGCTCCGGCCAGGTCGTAG
- a CDS encoding Glu/Leu/Phe/Val dehydrogenase family protein — protein sequence MLILEEMQSRGHEALSLLHHAPSGLRAALAIHSTVLGPAIAGVRLREQDEELAVRGALALSESLTLKAALAGLNFGGGACVLMMPESGVDDPHAREALFRALGRQVNPLASRVVLTEDIGVSPADIAFVAQETPATLGMHTDTSAVTGYGVYRGMKAAARFALGAESMRGVRVAILGVGAVGRTLAMALHREGARLTVADARLDKAEALAAELDGTQAVSCAALLDVPCDIVAPCAYGHSIHSADVPRLQCRLIAGGEHHPLTRRGEAAVKEAGIVYIPDFAINAAGLIAAATGVDMNHAAERVYQTVTRITQVAEQYDKAPHVVARRMAERRIDLIGGLGRV from the coding sequence ATGTTGATACTTGAGGAGATGCAGTCGCGGGGGCATGAGGCCCTCTCGCTCCTACACCACGCACCGAGCGGACTGCGGGCCGCCCTGGCCATTCATTCCACGGTGCTGGGCCCAGCTATCGCGGGAGTGCGCCTGCGCGAGCAGGACGAGGAACTCGCCGTGCGCGGCGCCCTGGCGCTGTCCGAGAGCCTGACCCTGAAGGCCGCGCTGGCCGGCCTGAACTTCGGCGGCGGCGCGTGCGTGCTGATGATGCCCGAGTCCGGCGTGGACGATCCCCATGCCAGGGAGGCGCTGTTCCGGGCGCTGGGCCGGCAGGTGAACCCCCTGGCGAGCCGCGTGGTGCTGACCGAGGACATCGGCGTGTCGCCCGCCGACATCGCCTTCGTGGCGCAGGAGACCCCCGCCACACTGGGCATGCACACCGACACCAGCGCCGTGACCGGCTACGGCGTGTACCGGGGGATGAAGGCCGCCGCCCGCTTCGCCCTGGGGGCCGAGAGCATGCGCGGCGTGCGCGTGGCGATCCTGGGGGTCGGCGCGGTGGGACGCACGCTGGCCATGGCGCTGCACCGCGAGGGGGCCCGACTGACGGTCGCGGACGCCCGCCTGGACAAGGCCGAGGCGCTGGCCGCCGAGCTGGACGGTACCCAGGCCGTGAGCTGCGCGGCGCTGCTGGACGTGCCCTGCGACATCGTCGCGCCGTGCGCGTACGGGCACTCGATCCACAGTGCCGACGTGCCGCGCCTGCAGTGCCGACTGATCGCCGGGGGCGAGCACCATCCCCTGACCCGTCGGGGCGAGGCGGCGGTCAAGGAGGCCGGGATCGTGTACATCCCGGACTTCGCGATCAACGCGGCTGGCCTGATCGCCGCCGCGACCGGCGTGGACATGAACCACGCCGCCGAGCGCGTGTACCAGACCGTGACCCGCATCACGCAGGTGGCCGAGCAGTATGACAAGGCCCCGCACGTCGTGGCGCGGCGCATGGCCGAGCGGCGCATCGACCTGATCGGCGGCCTGGGGCGCGTGTGA
- a CDS encoding DUF5693 family protein, whose product MCPVTDAAPPRPAGVPTPVGLPPATRHPWTRALLALIALSLIPALILAVQRVQYEQAQKTTALVMDYPALVIQARRYGQEPQALLARYRALGVNGVALYEDTIASLEQRGELYLKSGSDLAADFPGQGVKTNAVYMRTLGSTSAATLTARYTIPTRTVQVGGQTWTEWPTDPSYLPAGPDARQVAAFKAQGLVLVYRPYQDEAVPTAKVGADWPDVPFVAFTGDEVIGARTPELLARVNGALGTRMPAIIEGNIQKGLDTLVRDHGGVRLFALAPSWQNQLDPLDVASKYNLAGRERGMRLMYLRPYPTIGETETMLERTRSLLTRSGVTIGAPTVQLYTPSPLLRALSMIGPLAALLLLGLSFPLLRLGLVAAAGTAVLAFGLNTLHPFESSALVAAVTFPALGLVLRRHRTSDWFLATGLSLVGVLFVSALGASRESTLGLEPFRGVGLTLLLPLLLVAASFLPRQDIRKTVGDIYAAPIRLGDVAIMGLGLVLLSLVYERRGNSTGGTVSDFEASLRRDVQDSIIRPRFKEVFAHPLGLLGLSGTLPGYFSGLLVLAGVVGQSSILNTFSHFHTPLLVSAARCFIGLGLGLLIGLAATWALRVGLRMWAAPHREATA is encoded by the coding sequence ATGTGCCCTGTGACCGACGCCGCTCCGCCCCGCCCTGCGGGAGTACCGACCCCGGTGGGCCTGCCCCCCGCCACCCGCCACCCCTGGACGCGCGCGCTGCTCGCGCTGATCGCGCTGTCCCTGATCCCCGCGCTGATCCTGGCGGTGCAGCGCGTCCAGTACGAGCAGGCCCAGAAGACGACCGCGCTGGTCATGGACTACCCCGCCCTGGTGATCCAGGCGCGGCGCTACGGCCAGGAGCCGCAGGCGCTGCTGGCCCGCTACCGGGCGCTGGGTGTGAACGGCGTGGCGCTGTACGAGGACACCATTGCCAGCCTGGAGCAGCGCGGCGAGCTGTACCTGAAGAGCGGCTCGGATCTCGCGGCGGACTTCCCCGGTCAGGGCGTGAAGACCAACGCCGTGTACATGCGGACACTGGGGAGCACCTCGGCGGCGACGCTGACCGCCCGCTACACCATCCCCACGCGCACCGTGCAGGTCGGTGGCCAGACGTGGACGGAGTGGCCCACCGATCCCAGCTATCTGCCGGCCGGGCCGGACGCGCGGCAGGTCGCGGCGTTCAAGGCCCAGGGGCTGGTGCTGGTCTACCGCCCGTATCAGGACGAGGCCGTACCCACCGCGAAGGTCGGCGCGGACTGGCCGGACGTGCCCTTCGTCGCCTTCACCGGCGACGAGGTGATCGGAGCGCGCACGCCGGAACTGCTCGCCCGCGTGAACGGCGCGCTGGGCACCCGCATGCCCGCCATCATCGAGGGCAACATCCAGAAGGGCCTGGACACGCTGGTGCGGGATCACGGGGGCGTGCGCCTGTTCGCCCTGGCCCCCAGCTGGCAGAACCAGCTCGACCCCCTCGACGTGGCGAGCAAGTACAACCTGGCCGGCCGCGAACGCGGCATGCGGCTGATGTACCTGCGGCCCTACCCGACCATCGGGGAGACCGAGACCATGCTGGAGCGCACCCGCAGCCTGTTGACGCGCTCCGGCGTGACCATCGGTGCGCCCACGGTGCAGCTGTACACGCCCAGCCCGCTGCTCCGGGCCCTGAGCATGATCGGCCCGCTGGCCGCGCTGCTGCTGCTGGGCCTGAGCTTCCCGCTGCTCCGGCTGGGGCTGGTCGCCGCCGCCGGCACGGCCGTGCTCGCCTTCGGCCTGAATACCCTGCACCCCTTCGAGAGCAGCGCCCTGGTCGCGGCCGTGACCTTCCCGGCCCTGGGGCTGGTGCTGCGCCGGCACCGCACCTCCGACTGGTTCCTGGCGACGGGCCTGAGTCTGGTCGGGGTGCTGTTCGTGTCGGCGCTGGGCGCGAGCCGCGAGAGCACGCTGGGCCTGGAACCCTTCCGGGGCGTGGGCCTGACGCTGCTGCTGCCGCTGCTGCTGGTCGCCGCGAGCTTCCTGCCCCGGCAGGACATCCGCAAGACCGTGGGAGACATCTACGCCGCGCCCATCCGTCTGGGCGACGTGGCGATCATGGGCCTGGGCCTGGTGCTGCTGTCGCTCGTCTACGAGCGGCGGGGCAACAGCACCGGCGGCACCGTCAGCGACTTCGAGGCCTCGCTGCGCCGCGACGTGCAGGACTCGATCATCCGGCCGCGCTTCAAGGAGGTCTTCGCACACCCGCTGGGCCTGCTGGGCCTGAGCGGCACGCTGCCCGGGTACTTCAGCGGCCTGCTGGTGCTGGCCGGGGTGGTGGGACAGTCGAGCATCCTGAACACCTTCAGCCACTTCCACACGCCGCTGCTCGTCAGCGCGGCCCGCTGCTTCATCGGGCTGGGTCTGGGCCTGCTGATCGGCCTGGCCGCGACGTGGGCGCTGCGTGTCGGCCTGCGCATGTGGGCCGCGCCCCACCGCGAGGCCACGGCATGA
- a CDS encoding ABC transporter ATP-binding protein codes for MPAAPSPPVLRRLYGLLTPYRRTVGLGLLLLVGSVVAELYPPLVWIRVVDHGIANRDWTYIGWQLALLVGVFGVQQLLSAWRGLLLERAGQAFTRDLRLEIYRKLQGQSAAYFESQRTGDLISRVTGDVDALQDVLVRGTDAVLANALRLVGVVGIFIWLQPLLGILTTLPMIAVGVMLRSYAQTVQPAYRAARNRLGDLSALIADRLAGIRVVQGFARERAETARIGALGEQLYDVGVQAVKIRNRAFPWARFVGNFGNVIMLGGGAWLILAGQFTLGGLLAYRGYGRYFYGPIDDLVNIGDLLQRAEASGRRVFEVLDAPVPVQERPGARPLPQPVRGQIDFEDVTFGYDPARPILRGVTLHIPAGQRVALLGESGAGKSTLLGLVTRTFDPQTGTVRLDGVDVRDVTLDSLRRSAVSMAQDTFLFHDTVGDNVRYARPDAPEAEVRAALEAAHALAFVDALPDGLDTVVGERGVRLSGGQRQRLSIARTLLARPTILLLDEPTSAVDAESETQVVAALGELMRGRTALIVTHRLSLARTADRVIVLAGGQIVDDGPPDRLRAGDGAYAALERAASKLDVSA; via the coding sequence ATGCCCGCCGCCCCGTCTCCTCCCGTGCTGCGCCGCCTGTACGGGCTGCTCACGCCGTACCGCCGCACGGTGGGTCTGGGGCTGCTGCTGCTCGTCGGCAGCGTGGTGGCGGAATTGTACCCGCCGCTGGTATGGATCCGGGTCGTGGATCACGGCATCGCCAACCGGGACTGGACATACATCGGGTGGCAGCTGGCGCTGCTGGTGGGCGTGTTCGGCGTGCAGCAGCTCCTGAGCGCGTGGCGCGGCCTGCTGCTGGAGCGGGCCGGACAGGCCTTCACGCGCGACCTGCGGCTGGAGATCTACCGCAAGCTCCAGGGGCAGTCGGCGGCGTACTTCGAGTCGCAGCGCACCGGTGACCTGATCTCCCGCGTGACGGGCGACGTGGACGCCCTGCAGGACGTGCTGGTGCGCGGCACCGACGCCGTGCTGGCGAACGCGCTGCGGCTGGTCGGGGTGGTGGGCATCTTCATCTGGCTCCAGCCGCTGCTGGGCATCCTGACGACCCTGCCGATGATCGCGGTGGGCGTGATGCTGCGCTCCTACGCGCAGACCGTGCAGCCCGCGTACCGCGCCGCGAGGAACCGCCTGGGCGATCTGAGCGCGCTGATCGCCGACCGTCTGGCCGGCATCCGGGTCGTGCAGGGCTTCGCACGCGAACGCGCCGAGACCGCCCGGATCGGGGCCCTGGGCGAACAGCTGTACGACGTGGGCGTGCAGGCCGTGAAGATCCGCAACCGGGCGTTTCCGTGGGCGCGCTTCGTGGGCAACTTCGGGAACGTGATCATGCTGGGCGGCGGCGCGTGGCTGATCCTGGCCGGGCAGTTCACGCTGGGCGGCCTGCTGGCGTACCGGGGCTACGGGCGGTATTTCTACGGCCCCATCGACGACCTCGTGAACATCGGCGACCTGCTCCAGCGGGCCGAGGCGAGCGGGCGGCGCGTGTTCGAGGTGCTGGACGCGCCGGTGCCGGTGCAGGAACGCCCCGGTGCCCGGCCCCTGCCCCAGCCCGTGCGGGGCCAGATCGACTTCGAGGACGTGACCTTCGGCTACGACCCGGCCCGGCCGATCCTGCGGGGCGTGACGCTGCACATCCCTGCCGGGCAGCGCGTGGCCCTGCTGGGCGAATCCGGCGCGGGCAAGAGCACCCTGCTGGGCCTGGTGACCCGCACCTTCGACCCACAGACCGGGACGGTGCGGCTGGATGGCGTGGACGTGCGGGACGTGACGCTGGACAGCCTGCGCCGCAGCGCCGTGAGCATGGCCCAGGACACCTTCCTGTTCCACGACACGGTGGGCGACAACGTCCGCTACGCCCGCCCGGACGCCCCCGAGGCCGAGGTGCGCGCCGCCCTGGAAGCGGCCCACGCCCTGGCCTTCGTGGACGCGCTGCCGGACGGTCTGGACACGGTCGTCGGGGAGCGCGGCGTGCGGCTGTCGGGCGGGCAGCGCCAGCGCCTTTCCATCGCCCGCACGCTGCTGGCCCGGCCCACGATCCTGCTGCTCGACGAACCCACCAGCGCCGTCGACGCCGAGAGCGAGACGCAGGTGGTGGCCGCCCTGGGTGAGCTGATGCGGGGGCGCACCGCCCTGATCGTCACGCACCGCCTGAGCCTGGCCCGCACGGCCGACCGCGTGATCGTGCTGGCCGGCGGGCAGATCGTGGACGACGGCCCACCGGATCGGCTGCGGGCTGGAGACGGAGCGTACGCGGCCCTGGAGCGGGCGGCGAGCAAGTTGGATGTCAGTGCATAA
- a CDS encoding CobW family GTP-binding protein — protein sequence MTAPEFRSDERIPVIVVGGFLGAGKTTLVNHLIRSLPHRLGIIVNEFGAAGVDGSLIERLQDDVTELTAGCLCCTGRDDLLRALVTIAMREQRPDAVVVELSGVADPTPVLTTLLERSVRAAFRVTTLVAVVDARHALLTLREHPEAARQLAYANVVVLNKTDLADPARLQHAEDILRGVNPLADIRRVEHGQIDADALLGRDDFDPRVLSGVDDRAQHTPGLKSFTLRADRPIDPYAWQRFMTDFLLSRPSEVLRAKGFLDLHGYPQRILFQAVRDLFTADAWDVGDGRSELVVIGRGLDRAEFQAGWAACLTPDPAELIPD from the coding sequence ATGACCGCGCCCGAGTTCCGCTCTGACGAACGCATTCCCGTGATCGTCGTGGGGGGCTTCCTGGGCGCGGGGAAGACCACGCTGGTGAACCACCTGATCCGCTCTCTGCCACACCGGCTGGGCATCATCGTCAACGAGTTCGGGGCGGCGGGCGTGGACGGCAGTCTGATCGAGCGCCTGCAGGACGACGTGACCGAGCTGACCGCCGGGTGCCTGTGCTGCACCGGCCGGGACGACCTGCTGCGCGCCCTGGTGACCATTGCCATGCGCGAGCAGAGGCCCGACGCCGTGGTGGTGGAACTTTCCGGTGTGGCCGACCCGACGCCGGTGCTGACCACGCTGCTGGAACGGTCGGTGCGGGCGGCGTTCCGCGTGACCACCCTGGTGGCCGTGGTGGATGCCCGCCACGCCCTGCTGACGCTGCGCGAGCACCCTGAGGCCGCGCGGCAGCTCGCCTACGCCAACGTGGTCGTGCTGAACAAGACCGATCTGGCCGACCCGGCCCGGCTGCAGCACGCCGAGGACATCCTGCGCGGCGTGAATCCCCTGGCCGACATCCGGCGCGTGGAGCACGGCCAGATCGACGCCGACGCCCTGCTGGGCCGCGACGACTTCGATCCGCGCGTGCTGTCCGGTGTGGACGACCGGGCACAGCACACGCCGGGCCTGAAGTCCTTCACGCTGCGGGCCGATCGGCCGATCGATCCGTATGCGTGGCAGCGCTTCATGACCGACTTCCTGCTGTCGCGCCCGTCGGAGGTGCTGCGGGCCAAGGGCTTTCTCGACCTGCACGGCTACCCGCAGCGGATTCTCTTCCAGGCGGTGCGCGACCTGTTCACCGCCGACGCGTGGGACGTGGGCGACGGCAGGTCGGAACTCGTGGTGATCGGCCGCGGCCTTGACCGCGCGGAGTTCCAGGCGGGGTGGGCGGCGTGCCTGACCCCCGACCCGGCCGAGCTCATTCCGGACTGA